One region of Rhodothermales bacterium genomic DNA includes:
- a CDS encoding aminotransferase class I/II-fold pyridoxal phosphate-dependent enzyme has protein sequence MSSDQTRHDRYTLAVHAGRSDFGKLGVHAPPLDLSSTYPIRDLDEAIHSIDRLAAGESGAANPIYGRLFNPTVGRLEQAAAELEGADAAIAFSSGMAAMTAVILAVKSRGSHIVAVRPLYGGSDHLLDSDMLGVDVTWATADKIAASMRADTCLVIMETPGNPTLDLIDIERVVQQAGDVPVMVDSTFATPVLQQPLRHGAAIVLHSATKFLGGHGDVIAGVVATSEEWAPRIRQVRVMTGAILHPLGAYLLHRGIPTLPLRVERAQETASIIASRLLEHDLVTRVMYPGLPGADPYGVLGRQMSGPGSLISFEVDADMDDIAWMMKSLTVITPAVSLGSTDSLIQHPAGLTHRIVDPKARQRSGITDNLVRISVGLEGVEDLWHDLVRSFEAIQKRQRSFSARVQQLTRRPTLDHENH, from the coding sequence ATGAGTAGCGACCAGACCCGCCACGACCGGTACACCCTGGCTGTCCACGCAGGCCGGAGCGACTTCGGAAAGCTCGGAGTGCATGCCCCCCCGCTCGACCTGTCATCCACCTATCCCATACGCGACCTCGACGAGGCGATCCACAGCATAGATCGGCTGGCGGCCGGTGAATCCGGAGCCGCAAATCCGATTTATGGCAGGCTGTTCAATCCGACTGTAGGCCGTCTTGAGCAGGCTGCGGCCGAACTGGAAGGCGCCGATGCCGCCATCGCTTTCTCGTCCGGCATGGCCGCCATGACCGCTGTCATTCTGGCCGTGAAATCGCGAGGCAGTCACATCGTTGCGGTGCGTCCGCTTTATGGTGGGTCCGATCACCTGCTGGATAGCGACATGCTCGGCGTTGACGTTACATGGGCCACGGCGGACAAGATCGCGGCATCCATGCGCGCCGATACCTGTCTCGTGATCATGGAGACGCCAGGAAATCCGACGCTGGACCTGATAGACATTGAGCGCGTCGTCCAACAGGCGGGTGACGTTCCCGTGATGGTGGACTCTACGTTTGCGACGCCGGTTCTCCAGCAGCCCCTTCGTCACGGAGCGGCCATCGTGCTGCACAGCGCAACCAAATTTCTCGGCGGACACGGCGACGTGATCGCGGGCGTAGTAGCTACTTCAGAGGAGTGGGCCCCCCGGATTCGGCAGGTTCGGGTGATGACCGGCGCAATTCTGCACCCTCTTGGTGCGTACCTGCTTCATCGCGGCATACCCACGCTTCCGCTTCGTGTCGAAAGGGCACAGGAAACGGCCAGCATCATCGCAAGCCGGCTTTTGGAGCATGACCTTGTGACCCGCGTGATGTATCCGGGTCTTCCCGGGGCCGATCCGTACGGTGTTCTTGGTCGACAGATGAGTGGCCCCGGCTCTCTGATCTCATTCGAAGTCGATGCAGACATGGACGACATCGCGTGGATGATGAAGTCACTTACCGTAATCACCCCCGCCGTCAGTCTGGGCTCTACCGATTCCCTCATCCAGCATCCGGCGGGACTCACTCACCGCATCGTCGATCCGAAAGCACGCCAGCGATCAGGTATCACTGACAATCTTGTCCGGATATCCGTCGGGCTCGAAGGTGTGGAAGATCTCTGGCACGATCTCGTCCGGTCTTTCGAAGCGATCCAAAAAAGACAGCGATCGTTCAGCGCTCGCGTACAGCAATTGACACGCCGTCCCACGCTTGATCACGAGAACCACTAG
- a CDS encoding geranylgeranyl reductase family protein translates to MYDVIVVGAGPGGSSAAAFMAQSGQHVLLVDKEYFPRDKVCGDAVGGKSLDILSRLGVTKKLMKADALQTWGITFSAPSGDQISIPFSPEWDTPAFVCKRQSFDDLVFRAAEDAGVEIWQGSEARGLLWTGDAVAGVTVARPDGKQVDVRAPLVVGADGAYSAVARGLGIDQLDKKHYVGAIRAYYEGVTGFNEGNYLEIHFVDTVIPGYFWIFPLPDGGANVGLGMPSSVLKKRNIRMRELLDQLVADRRFAPRFEGARRVGKIRGWGLPLGSRPRKMAGNGWMLVGDAASLIDPFSGEGIGNAVLSASSAADWASTARRTGDYSLSVLSGYQKEVLGLLRDELRVSHLMQKIARRKRLLNMVIRKASRSKELADTISCMFDDVGERRKLTSPLFYLRVLAA, encoded by the coding sequence ATGTACGATGTGATAGTAGTAGGTGCGGGTCCCGGTGGATCTTCCGCCGCAGCGTTTATGGCACAGAGCGGCCAGCACGTTCTGCTCGTGGACAAGGAGTACTTTCCGCGCGACAAAGTCTGCGGCGATGCAGTAGGCGGAAAGAGCCTGGATATCCTGAGCCGTCTCGGTGTGACCAAGAAGCTGATGAAGGCCGACGCGCTGCAGACATGGGGTATCACGTTCAGTGCGCCCTCAGGGGATCAAATCTCGATTCCTTTTTCACCAGAATGGGACACGCCCGCGTTTGTGTGCAAGCGGCAAAGCTTCGATGACCTGGTGTTCCGGGCGGCCGAGGATGCCGGCGTCGAAATCTGGCAGGGAAGTGAGGCCAGAGGTCTATTGTGGACCGGCGACGCGGTGGCCGGTGTGACGGTTGCCAGACCGGACGGTAAACAGGTGGACGTCAGAGCGCCTCTGGTGGTGGGCGCGGACGGTGCATACTCCGCTGTGGCCCGCGGACTGGGGATCGACCAATTGGACAAGAAGCACTATGTCGGAGCCATTCGGGCGTATTACGAGGGAGTTACCGGGTTCAATGAGGGGAATTATCTTGAGATTCACTTCGTTGATACGGTGATTCCGGGTTATTTCTGGATCTTTCCACTCCCCGACGGTGGAGCCAACGTTGGACTGGGAATGCCAAGTTCGGTGCTAAAGAAGCGGAATATTCGGATGCGAGAACTTCTAGATCAGCTTGTTGCCGATCGTCGTTTCGCACCACGATTCGAGGGTGCCCGAAGGGTCGGTAAGATTCGCGGCTGGGGACTTCCTCTTGGCTCTCGCCCGCGCAAGATGGCGGGTAACGGATGGATGCTGGTCGGAGACGCGGCCAGTCTAATTGATCCATTCTCGGGCGAAGGGATCGGTAATGCCGTCCTGAGCGCGTCGTCGGCGGCGGACTGGGCTTCAACGGCTCGTCGCACAGGCGACTATTCGCTGAGCGTATTGTCAGGATATCAAAAGGAGGTACTCGGGTTGTTGCGCGACGAACTGCGAGTATCGCACCTGATGCAGAAGATTGCCCGCCGCAAACGGTTGCTGAACATGGTGATTCGAAAAGCTTCACGGTCGAAAGAGCTGGCTGACACCATCAGCTGCATGTTCGACGATGTTGGCGAGCGACGGAAACTGACGTCTCCGCTTTTCTATTTACGCGTGCTGGCTGCATAG
- a CDS encoding bifunctional 3,4-dihydroxy-2-butanone-4-phosphate synthase/GTP cyclohydrolase II, whose protein sequence is MDVDVNQGKLEFDSIVDAVADIRAGKLVIVVDDEDRENEGDFVAAAETVTPDVINFMTKHGRGLICAPLTWDRSVELQLEMMASSNTALHETAFTISVDYNQGTTTGISAADRAATVRALSDPATKASDLARPGHIFPLRAQRGGVLRRAGHTEATVDLARLAGHKPAGVLVEILNEDGSMARVPQLFELARRFDVRIITIKDLIEHRMRTEKLVQRVVDVDLPTRFGEFRLFAYEEVLTGEVHLALRKGDWTTDDTVLVRVHSQCVTGDIFGSMRCDCGDQLAKALKKVQEAGQGLVLYMKQEGRGIGLLNKLRAYKLQEDGLDTVDANEALGFGMDDRDYGIGCQILRDQGIRKIRLMTNNPKKRIGLGGYGLEIVDRMPIEIPPNDINRNYLETKRDRMGHLILSPDEHDREVLKRIL, encoded by the coding sequence ATGGATGTAGACGTGAATCAAGGAAAACTTGAGTTCGATTCCATTGTCGATGCCGTCGCCGACATCCGCGCCGGGAAACTCGTGATTGTTGTGGACGACGAAGATCGCGAGAACGAAGGCGACTTCGTCGCTGCAGCGGAAACCGTGACGCCGGACGTAATCAATTTCATGACCAAGCATGGTCGCGGTTTGATTTGCGCACCGCTCACGTGGGACCGATCGGTTGAGCTCCAGCTCGAGATGATGGCCAGTTCGAACACCGCACTTCACGAGACGGCCTTTACGATCTCAGTCGACTACAACCAGGGCACGACGACCGGCATATCTGCGGCGGACCGCGCTGCGACAGTGCGCGCGCTGAGTGATCCTGCAACGAAGGCGTCAGACCTCGCGCGTCCCGGTCACATCTTTCCGCTTCGCGCCCAGCGGGGAGGCGTCTTGCGGCGCGCCGGTCACACAGAAGCGACGGTCGACCTGGCCAGACTCGCAGGGCATAAACCGGCAGGCGTTCTCGTTGAGATACTGAACGAGGACGGGAGCATGGCGCGTGTACCGCAGCTGTTCGAGCTTGCTCGAAGATTCGATGTGCGCATCATTACCATCAAGGACCTCATCGAGCATCGGATGCGGACCGAGAAGCTCGTGCAGCGTGTCGTCGATGTTGATCTTCCGACGCGGTTCGGTGAGTTCCGGCTCTTCGCATATGAGGAAGTGCTGACCGGCGAGGTGCACCTTGCACTGCGGAAAGGTGACTGGACGACAGACGACACCGTGCTGGTCCGTGTCCATTCGCAGTGTGTAACCGGTGACATCTTCGGATCGATGCGCTGCGACTGCGGAGATCAGCTTGCGAAAGCTCTCAAGAAGGTGCAAGAGGCCGGCCAGGGGCTTGTGCTGTACATGAAGCAGGAGGGTCGTGGCATCGGCCTTTTGAACAAACTCCGTGCGTACAAGCTGCAAGAAGATGGACTGGATACGGTCGATGCCAACGAGGCGCTCGGTTTTGGAATGGACGATCGGGACTATGGAATCGGATGCCAGATTCTGCGCGACCAGGGTATCCGCAAGATCCGCCTCATGACTAACAACCCGAAGAAGCGGATTGGCCTGGGCGGATATGGGCTGGAGATTGTCGATCGGATGCCGATCGAAATACCGCCGAACGACATCAATCGAAACTATCTCGAAACCAAGCGAGACCGCATGGGGCACCTCATCCTGTCCCCCGACGAGCACGACCGCGAAGTCCTGAAACGGATTCTCTAG
- the yajC gene encoding preprotein translocase subunit YajC gives MHSIFLMGPASGDANPIAMFLPLILIFLVFYFFIIRPQKKKEDERKAMISAVRKGDKVVTIGGVHGSVTQVDETSVLVQVDTNVKLRVEKSALSSVQAK, from the coding sequence ATGCACAGCATCTTTCTGATGGGACCTGCAAGTGGCGACGCGAATCCGATCGCGATGTTCTTGCCCCTGATACTCATCTTTCTGGTCTTCTACTTTTTCATCATCCGCCCACAGAAAAAGAAGGAGGATGAGCGAAAAGCCATGATATCTGCCGTGAGGAAGGGAGACAAAGTCGTTACGATCGGCGGAGTTCACGGCAGTGTCACGCAGGTTGATGAGACCTCCGTACTCGTCCAGGTGGACACAAACGTGAAGTTGAGGGTTGAAAAGAGCGCCCTGTCCAGCGTTCAGGCTAAGTAG